One Cryptomeria japonica chromosome 9, Sugi_1.0, whole genome shotgun sequence genomic window carries:
- the LOC131076974 gene encoding receptor-like protein kinase HSL1 encodes MLLLPHCASLSHDGLILLKIRKVDWRDTSNALSNWNESHQNPCAWNGISCDAFNTVTSVDIIDALISGNLTSAICTLPNLTALTLQGNAFSGPFPNALLHYKRLRKLDLSSNHFAGMFPAHIFQLSELRILNLAHNAFSGSVPLAFGTLPKLEALFLHENSLSGTFPMFIGNLESLTNFAIGRNPLLPGLIPRELGNLKQLQVLSLAGGPGCVAESSLGQNSDQFNGSLKFENTVYLSQQLVIPWNIGQLTSLSEMDCGHNQLQGTIPTAIGNLPQSLGTYSDFIVSDASENGLGGPLPRNLFMGGVLYGFATTSNNYNGTLPPFFENCTSLQYLYIDNNQLSGEIPEGLWGAVKLKGLFLNNNKFEGKISAAIAQAKNVRRLKISNNRFKGSIPPEVGQLTKLQVFEASNNRLLGPIPHELTSLSLVNILLLDHNFLSEEIPEEIMSLENLNQLNLGYNKLTVKTPRFFSNIYSLDLPTNLLSGSVPLEMGRLNLNIFNVSNNHLSGHIPDVLDIPVYKESFLGNPMLCGGRNLTLPSCFSTRKLSPQRLAIILVPSLSILAIALYSICLHRSCVRKQSDAPLWKMTTLNSTA; translated from the exons ATGCTTTTGCTTCCCCATTGCGCTTCGCTCTCTCATGATGGGCTGATTTTGCTTAAAATCCGAAAGGTAGATTGGAGGGACACCAGTAATGCTCTGAGCAACTGGAATGAGTCTCACCAAAATCCATGCGCTTGGAATGGAATCTCTTGTGATGCATTCAACACCGTTACCAGTGTTGATATCATCGATGCGCTGATTTCTGGCAACTTGACTTCTGCTATATGCACCCTACCCAATCTCACGGCCTTGACTCTCCAGGGCAATGCTTTCAGCGGTCCCTTCCCCAATGCCCTCTTGCATTACAAACGTTTGCGAAAGCTCGATTTGTCGAGCAACCATTTCGCTGGAATGTTCCCAGCTCATATCTTCCAATTGAGTGAGTTGAGAATCTTGAACTTAGCACATAATGCTTTCAGCGGCTCCGTTCCTCTAGCTTTCGGAACGCTGCCAAAGCTAGAAGCTCTCTTCCTCCACGAAAATAGTTTGAGTGGGACATTCCCCATGTTCATCGGGAATTTGGAGTCTCTAACGAACTTCGCGATTGGCCGCAATCCTCTGCTTCCTGGTCTAATTCCGAGAGAGCTTGGCAATTTAAAACAGCTGCAGGTGTTAAGCCTAG CTGGAGGACCTGGATGTGTCGCAGAATCATCTCTCGGGCAAAATTCCGACCAGTTTAATGGCTCTCTCAAATTTGAGAACACTGTATATCTCTCACAACAACTTGTCATTCCGTGGAACATTGGCCAGCTGACGAGCTTATCCGAAATGGATTGTGGCCACAATCAGCTTCAGGGCACAATTCCCACTGCAATCGGCAAT TTGCCCCAGAGTTTGGGTACATACTCCGATTTCATTGTCTCTGATGCGTCAGAAAATGGATTGGGAGGCCCTCTGCCAAGGAATCTGTTCATGGGAGGAGTATTGTATGGCTTCGCAACTACTTCAAACAACTACAACGGTACCCTGCCTCCGTTCTTTGAAAATTGCACATCTCTACAATATCTCTACATCGACAACAACCAGCTGAGCGGTGAGATTCCAGAGGGGCTATGGGGTGCTGTCAAACTCAAGGGATTGTTTTTAAACAACAATAAGTTTGAAGGCAAGATTTCGGCTGCAATTGCCCAAGCGAAGAATGTGAGGCGATTGAAGATAAGCAACAACCGGTTCAAAGGAAGCATTCCTCCAGAAGTTGGTCAGCTGACAAAACTTCAAGTATTTGAAGCTAGCAACAACCGCTTGTTAGGGCCCATTCCGCATGAGCTCACGAGCTTAAGTTTGGTCAATATTCTCCTTCTGGACCATAATTTTCTCTCAGAAGAAATTCCCGAGGAAATTATGTCGCTGGAGAATCTTAATCAGCTCAATTTGGGTTACAATAAACTTACAGTCAAAACCCCTCGATTTTTCAGCAACATATATAGTCTTGATCTGCCAACCAATTTGCTCTCTGGTAGTGTTCCTCTCGAAATGGGACGACTGAATCTAAATATTTTCAATGTATCCAACAATCACTTGTCTGGACACATTCCTGATGTTTTAGACATTCCCGTTTACAAGGAGAGCTTTCTGGGCAACCCAATGCTATGCGGAGGACGGAACCTCACGCTACCTTCGTGTTTCTCTACACGTAAGCTGTCGCCTCAGAGGTTAGCTATCATTCTGGTGCCTTCTTTAAGTATACTAGCAATAGCTTTGTACTCCATTTGTCTGCATCGTTCGTGTGTGAGGAAGCAAAGTGACGCACCATTGTGGAAAATGACGACATTGAATTCGACAGCGTAA